From Paenibacillus physcomitrellae, the proteins below share one genomic window:
- a CDS encoding UvrD-helicase domain-containing protein translates to MERSLFQHRPAGAEGQVPSAPLASTETSRRLVSDAEPDAWYFRRLEQSGILLNTAQIRAVRHGEGPALTLAGAGSGKTSVLVCRTGYLIGVRRVAPSAILLLTFSSKAASEMRERIAGLPGLSAHHIKALSARTFHAFFLRFLYSRGAASALLTDTTRQHIMLKQIMRELNLPQDAYEPETLLALLSSAKMNLVQVNDLPENSETDRELKQIFLRYEAAKARQQVMDFDDVLTRSYDLLKQDPGSLRWLRERFRYIMVDEFQDTNLLQYELVRMMAAPANNLMAVGDDDQTIYSFNGARSEFILQFDKQYPRAVVITLDINYRSCPNIVGLGNDIIRHNVQRRVKTLKAARKSKGLKPLYLRPYTTDKEAEFLLNRIEHEVVTGKRSYGDYAILYRAASNNRAMLEQLVLRGIPYIDYGDGQLLYQQRVVRPVLDYLRLALNRRDFQAIESILPTLYINRNLGMAHITEQEKLRAKKGPMIHLRTLPGLKEFQIEKINGRIELIRSLRRLTPVEAIRQIRAGFYNSYLETDERQEATQHREMLKELLDELETSAERFNGIGEFLTFVDEVVAKNEEGRTRKLEDQGNRVALMTIHRSKGLEFPVVYLIGASEGSLPHASALDADRMKDIHPKLTAGQKSEAALEEERRLAYVAVTRAKEELVISSPARYRSKKADVSRFLLAAFGAASAAEQAGTVTRSGARPAIGPGAGTAAPGRIARASSPAAGARAGAAFPGYRGNAAREIAAAGSPGGGTAGAPGTNGARGMSAAGGAAAAASATPARGRVVPAWLCTAQGCAAWVRIVSEREAKLTERVCPLCGSPMAKGTRNVPR, encoded by the coding sequence ATGGAACGTTCTTTATTTCAACATAGACCCGCAGGAGCGGAAGGTCAAGTGCCTTCGGCTCCTCTTGCTTCAACTGAAACCAGCCGCAGGCTGGTCAGCGATGCCGAGCCTGATGCCTGGTACTTCCGCAGACTTGAACAAAGCGGCATCCTGCTGAACACGGCGCAGATTCGCGCGGTCCGCCACGGCGAAGGTCCCGCATTGACACTGGCCGGAGCCGGTTCGGGCAAAACGTCGGTACTGGTCTGCAGGACCGGCTATTTGATCGGCGTTCGGCGCGTCGCTCCTTCCGCCATTCTGCTCCTGACCTTCTCCAGCAAAGCCGCTTCGGAGATGCGCGAACGGATTGCCGGATTGCCCGGACTGTCCGCTCATCATATCAAGGCCTTGTCTGCCAGAACCTTTCACGCTTTCTTCCTTCGGTTTTTGTACAGCCGCGGAGCCGCTTCCGCTCTGCTGACGGATACAACCCGGCAGCATATTATGCTGAAGCAGATCATGCGCGAGCTGAACCTGCCTCAGGATGCCTACGAACCAGAGACGCTGCTGGCGCTGCTGTCCTCGGCCAAAATGAATCTGGTCCAGGTGAATGACCTGCCGGAGAACAGCGAAACGGACCGGGAGCTGAAGCAGATTTTCCTCCGGTATGAAGCCGCGAAAGCCCGGCAGCAGGTGATGGACTTCGATGACGTGCTGACCCGCTCCTATGACCTGCTCAAACAAGATCCGGGCAGTCTTCGCTGGCTGCGCGAGCGGTTCCGCTACATTATGGTGGACGAATTCCAGGATACGAACCTGCTGCAGTATGAACTGGTCCGCATGATGGCCGCACCTGCCAACAACCTGATGGCCGTCGGCGACGACGACCAGACGATCTATTCTTTCAACGGAGCGCGCAGCGAGTTCATCCTGCAATTCGACAAACAATATCCGCGGGCCGTGGTCATTACGCTCGACATTAATTACCGCTCCTGCCCGAATATTGTCGGTCTCGGCAATGACATCATCCGTCACAATGTGCAGCGGCGGGTCAAAACGCTGAAGGCCGCGCGGAAGAGCAAGGGGCTCAAACCGCTGTATTTAAGGCCATACACAACGGATAAAGAGGCCGAATTCCTGCTGAACCGGATCGAACACGAGGTGGTCACAGGGAAAAGAAGCTACGGCGATTATGCGATCCTATACCGGGCCGCCAGCAACAACCGGGCCATGCTGGAGCAGCTGGTGCTCCGCGGCATTCCGTATATCGATTATGGAGATGGGCAGCTGCTCTACCAGCAGCGTGTCGTGAGACCGGTGCTGGATTATCTCCGTCTTGCGCTGAACCGCCGGGATTTCCAGGCGATCGAGAGCATTTTGCCAACCCTCTATATTAACCGGAATCTCGGGATGGCTCACATTACCGAACAAGAGAAGCTCCGAGCCAAGAAAGGGCCGATGATCCATTTGCGCACCCTGCCCGGACTGAAGGAGTTCCAGATTGAAAAAATCAACGGCCGAATCGAGCTGATCCGCTCCCTTCGCCGCTTGACCCCTGTGGAAGCCATCCGGCAGATTCGCGCGGGCTTCTATAACAGCTATCTGGAAACCGACGAACGCCAGGAGGCGACCCAGCACCGTGAAATGCTGAAAGAGCTGCTGGACGAGCTCGAAACCTCGGCTGAACGCTTTAACGGGATTGGAGAGTTTCTGACTTTTGTGGATGAGGTAGTCGCTAAGAATGAGGAAGGACGAACGCGGAAGCTCGAAGACCAGGGAAACCGGGTCGCCCTGATGACCATTCACCGCTCCAAAGGGCTGGAGTTCCCCGTCGTTTATCTGATCGGGGCCTCCGAAGGCAGTCTGCCCCATGCCTCGGCGCTGGATGCCGATCGGATGAAGGATATTCATCCGAAGCTGACCGCCGGACAGAAAAGTGAAGCGGCGCTGGAAGAAGAGCGCCGCCTCGCTTACGTCGCCGTTACCCGGGCCAAGGAGGAGCTGGTTATCAGCTCCCCCGCGCGCTACCGGAGCAAGAAGGCGGACGTGTCGCGCTTTCTGCTCGCCGCGTTTGGCGCAGCCTCCGCGGCGGAGCAGGCCGGAACCGTGACCCGCAGCGGGGCACGGCCGGCCATTGGCCCTGGGGCCGGCACAGCCGCCCCGGGCCGGATCGCCCGCGCCAGCTCGCCTGCGGCTGGCGCACGGGCGGGCGCAGCGTTCCCGGGCTACCGCGGGAACGCTGCGCGTGAAATCGCCGCCGCGGGCAGCCCGGGCGGCGGCACGGCCGGCGCGCCGGGCACAAACGGCGCGCGCGGCATGTCCGCTGCCGGCGGTGCTGCGGCAGCGGCTTCAGCCACGCCGGCACGCGGACGCGTCGTGCCGGCGTGGCTGTGCACGGCCCAGGGCTGCGCAGCCTGGGTCCGGATCGTCAGCGAGCGCGAGGCGAAGCTGACGGAAAGAGTTTGCCCGCTGTGCGGTTCGCCGATGGCAAAAGGAACGCGGAATGTTCCGCGTTAA
- a CDS encoding GNAT family N-acetyltransferase, whose translation MQEMVNTGYGFELQEDGKMVAEITYRQEGDVLVADHTYVSEELRGQKVAEKMLNELVDYARGQGYQIVPQCSYVQTMFRRHEKYADVWKR comes from the coding sequence ATGCAGGAAATGGTCAATACGGGTTACGGTTTTGAACTGCAGGAAGACGGAAAAATGGTGGCGGAAATCACCTACCGTCAGGAGGGCGATGTCCTGGTCGCTGACCACACCTATGTATCGGAGGAGCTGCGCGGCCAGAAGGTAGCGGAGAAGATGCTGAATGAACTGGTCGACTATGCGCGCGGGCAGGGCTATCAAATCGTTCCACAGTGCTCTTATGTGCAGACGATGTTCAGACGGCACGAGAAATATGCCGATGTTTGGAAACGTTAA
- a CDS encoding agmatine deiminase family protein produces MNPRSANYAMPPEWAEHERTLISWPVQDSMVYPDQYEEVSQGYRELIQAIAEFEPVGVLVNPEDVARVRAMFTEENIEILPVEHSDAWLRDNGPTLLLNPAGERAGINWNFNAWGEKYKPFDLDNQVAGQLLSRFGITQFDAPITMEGGSFHVDGEGTLITTEECLLNDNRNPHLSREEIEQTLKDFLNVDTIIWLKRGLSGDETDGHVDNVACFAAPGKVIMQVCSDPSDENYEITRENLAILEASVDAKGRKIEVIPVEQPPAVQYEDSRLTLSYLNFYFVNGGIILPVFGGTAEETDRLAKEVLERTFPDRRVRTVNGMAVIREGGNVHCTTQQMPAGK; encoded by the coding sequence ATGAATCCTAGATCGGCGAATTATGCTATGCCCCCTGAATGGGCTGAACACGAACGTACTTTGATCTCCTGGCCCGTGCAGGACTCCATGGTCTATCCAGACCAATATGAGGAGGTCAGCCAGGGTTACAGAGAGCTGATCCAGGCGATTGCTGAATTCGAGCCTGTTGGCGTGCTTGTGAATCCGGAGGATGTGGCCCGTGTCCGTGCCATGTTCACAGAGGAGAACATCGAGATCCTGCCGGTGGAACACAGCGATGCGTGGCTGCGCGATAACGGTCCGACCTTGCTGCTGAACCCGGCCGGTGAGCGTGCAGGGATCAACTGGAACTTCAATGCCTGGGGCGAAAAGTATAAACCGTTCGATCTGGACAACCAGGTCGCCGGGCAGCTGCTCAGCCGTTTCGGCATTACGCAGTTCGATGCGCCGATCACGATGGAAGGCGGCTCTTTCCACGTTGACGGTGAGGGTACGCTGATCACAACCGAAGAGTGCCTGCTGAACGATAACCGCAATCCGCATCTGAGCCGTGAGGAAATCGAGCAGACGCTCAAGGACTTTTTGAACGTGGACACGATCATCTGGCTGAAACGCGGTTTAAGCGGCGATGAAACGGACGGTCATGTCGATAATGTGGCCTGCTTTGCGGCACCCGGCAAGGTGATCATGCAGGTCTGCAGCGATCCGTCGGACGAGAACTACGAAATTACGCGTGAGAACCTGGCGATTCTTGAAGCTTCTGTAGATGCCAAGGGCCGCAAAATCGAAGTGATTCCAGTCGAGCAGCCTCCGGCTGTTCAATACGAGGATTCCAGATTGACGCTCAGTTATCTGAATTTCTATTTCGTCAATGGCGGTATCATTCTGCCGGTGTTTGGCGGAACAGCCGAGGAGACTGACCGCCTGGCGAAAGAAGTGCTGGAACGCACCTTCCCGGACCGGAGAGTCCGTACTGTTAATGGAATGGCCGTGATCCGCGAAGGCGGAAACGTGCACTGCACGACGCAGCAAATGCCTGCCGGCAAATAA
- the aguB gene encoding N-carbamoylputrescine amidase, translating to MRNVKVAATQMSCSSNIEENIAKADRLVREAAKQGAQIILLQELFETPYFCQKEKADYYPYATELEHNKAVNHFKQVAKELQVVLPISFYEKKNNARYNSLAVIDASGEVLGRYRKSHIPDGPGYEEKFYFNPGDTGFKVWNTRYGKIGIGVCWDQWYPEAARCMALMGAEILFYPTAIGSEPQDSSIDSKDHWQTCMLGHAASNLVPVVASNRIGMETDEDSSINFYGSSFIAGPTGSKVAEASRTEETVLVAEFDLDQLESQRIEWGIFRDRRPDLYKIITSYDGEQMV from the coding sequence TTGAGAAACGTTAAAGTTGCAGCTACTCAAATGAGCTGTTCATCGAATATAGAAGAGAACATTGCCAAAGCAGACCGCCTGGTCCGCGAAGCGGCGAAGCAGGGCGCGCAGATTATTTTGCTGCAGGAGCTGTTTGAGACGCCTTATTTCTGCCAGAAGGAGAAGGCCGATTATTATCCTTATGCTACGGAACTGGAGCACAACAAAGCCGTGAACCATTTCAAGCAGGTGGCTAAAGAGCTCCAGGTTGTGCTGCCGATCAGCTTTTATGAGAAAAAGAACAACGCCCGCTACAATTCGCTGGCCGTCATCGACGCAAGCGGTGAGGTGCTTGGCCGTTACCGCAAGAGCCATATCCCGGACGGACCGGGGTATGAAGAGAAGTTCTACTTTAACCCTGGGGATACCGGCTTTAAAGTGTGGAATACCCGCTACGGCAAAATCGGTATCGGCGTCTGCTGGGACCAATGGTATCCGGAAGCCGCGCGCTGCATGGCGCTGATGGGCGCCGAAATCCTGTTCTACCCGACCGCGATCGGTTCGGAGCCGCAGGATTCGTCCATCGACTCGAAGGACCACTGGCAGACGTGCATGCTCGGGCATGCCGCATCCAACCTTGTTCCGGTTGTAGCTTCGAACCGGATCGGCATGGAAACCGATGAAGATTCCAGCATCAACTTCTACGGTTCTTCCTTTATTGCGGGCCCTACGGGCAGCAAAGTGGCCGAAGCCAGCCGCACGGAAGAAACTGTGCTGGTGGCTGAGTTCGATCTCGATCAGCTGGAATCCCAGCGGATTGAATGGGGCATTTTCCGTGACCGCCGTCCTGACTTGTACAAGATCATTACTTCCTATGACGGGGAGCAAATGGTTTAG
- a CDS encoding spore germination protein: protein MLYDWLKKSLTPRARTLVGSSNDLKRSLPLPIHTNLTVTLELFRSKLGNSPDVIIRSFGSAGEASAPLIAVCYVEGLIDNLLLAELLETAAKAVEKDSEGNGRETAERLARDIPSLALHKTDVLDQVFASVLSGDVVFLMDQTPYALSASIGGGPRRSVEEPTSQTVIRGPKEGFTEDLSTNMALVRRKLKTPDLRMEVRQIGTYTQTRVAVAYIEGIAKDSVIKEVRTRLDSIQTDSILESNYIEEMIQDAPLTPFPTIMNTERPDAVAASLLDGQVGIIVDGTPFALILPVTFFKFFQSSEDYYQRYDLATFLRVLRIAACLVALLLPSLYIAITTFQQEMLPMTMLITLAAQREGTPLPALIEAFVMEMTFEVIREAGVRMPRVIGPAISIVGALVIGQAAVQAGLVSGTMVIVVSFTAIANFVIPSIDMAAAIRLIRFTLMLLAGTFGLFGILAGIIPILNHLVSLRSFGVDYFLPYAPFNRTNSKDLLIRVPWWAMKSRPDQIAGKNKTRQAPYQYPPIEEQVLPDPKAKDQQQDEQRG from the coding sequence ATGCTGTACGACTGGCTCAAGAAATCGCTGACTCCCCGCGCCCGCACGCTTGTCGGAAGCTCCAACGATTTGAAAAGAAGTCTTCCGCTGCCCATCCATACCAATCTGACAGTTACGCTGGAGCTGTTCAGAAGCAAGCTCGGAAACAGCCCCGATGTGATCATCCGGTCTTTTGGATCTGCCGGGGAGGCGTCTGCTCCGCTGATCGCGGTTTGTTACGTTGAGGGACTGATCGACAACCTGCTCCTTGCTGAACTGTTGGAAACGGCCGCCAAAGCCGTGGAGAAGGACTCTGAAGGGAACGGTCGGGAGACGGCTGAAAGGCTGGCCCGGGATATTCCGTCACTAGCTCTCCACAAGACGGATGTGCTGGATCAGGTATTTGCCTCGGTGTTATCAGGAGATGTCGTCTTCCTCATGGATCAAACGCCTTATGCCCTGTCGGCTTCCATCGGCGGCGGTCCCCGGCGCAGCGTCGAAGAGCCGACCTCGCAAACGGTAATTCGGGGGCCCAAAGAAGGATTTACGGAGGATCTCTCCACCAATATGGCTTTGGTCCGCCGGAAGCTCAAAACACCTGATCTGCGCATGGAGGTCCGGCAAATAGGAACTTATACGCAGACGAGAGTTGCGGTTGCTTATATTGAAGGCATAGCCAAGGACAGCGTGATTAAGGAAGTGCGGACGCGCCTTGATTCCATTCAAACCGACAGTATCCTGGAGAGCAACTATATCGAGGAAATGATTCAGGATGCGCCGCTCACGCCGTTTCCGACGATCATGAACACGGAACGGCCTGATGCTGTTGCCGCAAGCCTCCTTGACGGGCAGGTTGGGATTATAGTGGACGGTACGCCGTTCGCGCTTATATTGCCCGTAACTTTTTTTAAATTTTTTCAATCCAGCGAGGATTATTATCAGAGATACGATCTGGCGACATTTTTAAGAGTTCTGAGAATTGCAGCCTGTCTGGTGGCCCTTCTTCTTCCTTCCTTGTACATTGCGATCACTACGTTCCAGCAGGAGATGCTGCCTATGACGATGCTGATCACGCTGGCCGCGCAGCGGGAAGGTACGCCGCTTCCTGCGCTGATCGAAGCATTTGTGATGGAGATGACCTTTGAAGTGATCCGGGAGGCCGGGGTGCGAATGCCTAGGGTTATCGGTCCAGCGATTTCCATCGTAGGCGCCTTGGTAATCGGTCAGGCCGCGGTGCAGGCGGGTCTGGTTTCGGGGACGATGGTCATTGTCGTATCTTTCACGGCTATCGCGAATTTTGTTATTCCTTCCATCGACATGGCGGCAGCCATCAGGCTGATTCGGTTTACGTTAATGCTGCTCGCCGGCACCTTCGGACTGTTTGGTATTTTAGCGGGGATCATCCCGATCCTCAATCATCTGGTTTCGCTGCGTTCTTTCGGCGTAGATTATTTCCTTCCCTATGCACCGTTTAATCGAACCAATTCGAAGGATTTGCTAATCCGTGTGCCTTGGTGGGCTATGAAATCGCGTCCGGACCAGATTGCCGGCAAGAACAAAACGAGACAGGCTCCCTACCAATATCCGCCGATTGAGGAACAAGTGCTTCCTGATCCAAAGGCAAAGGATCAACAGCAGGATGAGCAAAGGGGATAA
- a CDS encoding Ger(x)C family spore germination protein, protein MLRYYRLCLLGFCLLLLPGCGSRKELNELGIVIATGLDGTKGNYRVTTQIIVPSAMFSGTGGSSGAGSTLGVYVLTSKGETIKEALIRSTLKNPRQLYFSHNNVLVIGKETANEGIFELVDRYLRNLDTRETVKVLVAESTAEETLQALLPPEKLPGKALEELLDKEQKWASFYNDTSMYELALKLSSDSGAAGVPEIKLEGSSPEILKTQDAFKHTNPPANLILSGLSLFQGERRVGRLNERESLGVSWLMNRVRRHTISFGSGPDGDDQSRSAYKVTSAKVKVTPVKDGDGYKLKVRAKVAGELNETESMEDVGSLSGIRHLEEQIERKITGDINQGWKAIRKQQVDVLGVADKIHRRYPKDWQKLKPRWKEEFSKMNIEVQVKASIKRPGLFIQSFRKLQEKIHEGEE, encoded by the coding sequence ATGCTCCGCTATTATCGATTGTGTCTGCTCGGCTTCTGTTTGCTGCTGCTTCCCGGCTGCGGGAGCCGAAAGGAATTAAATGAACTTGGCATCGTCATTGCCACCGGCTTGGATGGCACTAAGGGGAACTACCGCGTAACGACACAGATTATTGTCCCGTCGGCCATGTTCAGTGGAACAGGCGGATCAAGCGGGGCTGGTTCTACCCTGGGCGTATACGTGTTAACCTCGAAGGGAGAAACAATCAAAGAGGCTTTGATAAGAAGCACGCTTAAGAATCCGAGACAGCTTTATTTTTCCCATAACAACGTCTTGGTTATCGGCAAAGAAACGGCGAACGAGGGCATATTCGAGCTGGTGGACCGATATCTGCGCAATCTGGATACCCGTGAAACTGTCAAGGTGCTGGTCGCCGAATCCACTGCAGAAGAGACCCTGCAAGCGCTGTTGCCCCCGGAGAAGCTTCCGGGCAAGGCATTGGAGGAGCTTTTGGATAAGGAACAGAAATGGGCGTCTTTTTATAATGACACTTCTATGTATGAGCTGGCGTTAAAGCTAAGCTCGGATTCCGGGGCGGCCGGTGTTCCTGAAATCAAACTGGAGGGCAGCAGCCCCGAAATCCTGAAAACCCAGGACGCCTTTAAACATACCAATCCTCCTGCCAATCTAATATTAAGTGGGCTAAGTTTGTTTCAGGGAGAGCGCCGGGTAGGGAGACTGAATGAAAGGGAGAGCCTAGGCGTTTCCTGGCTCATGAACCGAGTTAGGAGACACACGATATCTTTCGGGAGCGGACCAGATGGGGACGATCAATCTAGGTCGGCCTACAAAGTCACTTCAGCCAAGGTAAAAGTCACTCCGGTCAAAGACGGCGACGGATACAAGCTTAAGGTTAGAGCCAAAGTGGCTGGTGAGCTCAACGAAACGGAATCCATGGAGGATGTTGGCAGCTTGTCGGGGATTCGACATTTGGAAGAGCAGATTGAGCGTAAAATTACCGGCGACATTAACCAGGGATGGAAAGCGATCCGGAAACAGCAGGTCGATGTTCTGGGAGTCGCCGACAAGATTCACCGGAGGTATCCGAAGGATTGGCAGAAATTAAAACCAAGGTGGAAAGAGGAATTTTCAAAGATGAACATCGAGGTCCAGGTCAAGGCTTCCATTAAACGGCCAGGTCTCTTTATACAATCCTTCCGCAAGCTGCAGGAGAAAATCCATGAAGGGGAGGAGTAG
- a CDS encoding GerAB/ArcD/ProY family transporter encodes MDQEKIRLSELLISLFLFEVGSTTLFFQGGEAKQDAWILMLAAGAIGLLILLLHLAIHFRDPRLDLFLLFHRYMGPWLGTIINLGFIGYFGYEVSRNLRDLGELTLMTLLPNTKLWLTMAISFIVIANAVRHGPRVNFLMGILFLPFVAAAYGILLFAVSISGLLHFEFMLPVLEHGFTADMGKSLLETVSFPFGESIVFLVFYPMIQRQNKMLGTTLFSFTWIVVFLALINQLNVLVLGPNLVANSTLPLLETVQLIRFPGLFERMDALFTMFLFIGLGVKMAYFFLGSVIGLERITGIGFRKWIIPLGILIFAAAFWSPNYTHHIYIGREVVVLSIWPLFQIALPVLLFVIMLLRRKKIKPHG; translated from the coding sequence ATGGATCAGGAGAAAATCAGATTGTCCGAGCTGCTCATCAGTTTGTTTTTGTTTGAAGTGGGCAGTACAACGCTTTTCTTTCAGGGAGGAGAAGCCAAACAGGATGCCTGGATATTGATGCTAGCTGCCGGAGCTATCGGTCTGCTGATTCTGCTCCTTCATCTTGCCATTCATTTCCGCGATCCCCGCCTGGATCTGTTTTTGCTGTTCCACCGCTATATGGGGCCTTGGCTGGGTACGATTATAAATTTGGGCTTTATCGGTTATTTCGGCTACGAGGTTTCACGGAATTTGCGGGATTTGGGAGAATTAACGCTGATGACCCTGCTGCCCAATACGAAATTATGGCTGACTATGGCGATTTCTTTTATCGTCATAGCTAATGCGGTTCGACATGGACCGAGGGTGAACTTTCTAATGGGCATCCTGTTTCTTCCCTTTGTGGCAGCAGCTTACGGCATTCTGCTCTTTGCGGTGTCGATCAGCGGACTGCTTCATTTTGAATTTATGCTGCCGGTTCTGGAACACGGTTTTACCGCGGACATGGGCAAGTCGTTGCTTGAAACGGTTTCGTTTCCCTTTGGTGAGAGCATCGTTTTTCTGGTGTTCTACCCTATGATCCAACGACAGAATAAAATGCTTGGAACAACGCTTTTTTCATTCACTTGGATTGTAGTCTTCCTGGCTCTGATCAATCAGCTGAATGTGCTTGTCCTGGGACCTAACCTCGTAGCCAACAGCACTTTGCCGCTCTTGGAAACTGTTCAACTGATCCGATTTCCGGGTTTATTTGAACGAATGGACGCCTTATTCACGATGTTTCTCTTCATCGGGCTTGGCGTTAAAATGGCGTACTTCTTTCTGGGCAGTGTTATCGGACTGGAACGAATTACAGGGATCGGATTCAGAAAATGGATCATCCCGCTCGGGATCTTGATCTTCGCCGCTGCTTTCTGGTCGCCTAACTATACGCATCATATCTATATAGGGCGCGAGGTCGTGGTTTTAAGCATTTGGCCGTTATTCCAGATCGCGCTGCCGGTTCTGTTATTTGTGATTATGCTGCTTCGCCGGAAGAAAATAAAACCGCACGGATGA
- a CDS encoding alpha/beta hydrolase, which translates to MSNQNNETVQGKVVLEPVAQKFVQDTANPPYLFDLGPVKGRETVDEVQSGEIAKPAVDIEDLTFEGGPTGTVSIRIVKPQNAKGTLPVILYTHGAGWVFGNAHTHDRLIRELAVGTDSAVVFTSYDLSPEVRYPVAIEQVYAALEWIAKEGASHGLNASRIVAAGDSVGGNMTAALTLMTKERKGPQIAKQLLFYPVTDASFDTPSYHQFAEGYFLRRDGMQWFWDQYTTDPQQRAEIYASPLRASLDQLKGLPEALVITGEADVLRDEGEAYANKLREAGVTVTAVRFQGIIHDFVMLNALADTNAAKGAMLLANAWIRQ; encoded by the coding sequence ATGTCTAATCAAAACAACGAAACAGTTCAAGGTAAAGTCGTATTGGAGCCAGTCGCTCAAAAATTCGTTCAGGATACAGCTAACCCGCCGTACCTGTTTGATCTCGGTCCGGTGAAAGGACGCGAAACTGTAGATGAAGTGCAATCCGGCGAGATTGCCAAACCAGCTGTCGACATCGAGGACCTGACTTTTGAAGGCGGGCCAACCGGAACCGTATCGATCCGTATCGTTAAACCTCAGAATGCCAAAGGAACGCTGCCGGTGATCCTGTATACCCACGGTGCAGGCTGGGTGTTCGGCAATGCGCATACGCATGACCGTTTGATTCGCGAGCTGGCAGTAGGAACGGACTCTGCGGTTGTATTCACCAGCTACGATCTGTCTCCGGAAGTCAGATATCCGGTGGCTATTGAGCAGGTGTATGCAGCTTTGGAATGGATCGCTAAAGAAGGAGCCTCCCATGGTCTGAATGCGAGCCGGATCGTAGCAGCCGGCGACAGTGTAGGCGGCAACATGACTGCAGCGCTGACACTGATGACTAAAGAGCGCAAGGGTCCTCAAATTGCCAAACAGCTCCTGTTCTACCCGGTAACCGATGCTTCATTTGATACACCTTCGTATCATCAGTTTGCAGAAGGGTACTTCCTGCGCCGGGACGGTATGCAGTGGTTCTGGGATCAATACACCACAGATCCGCAGCAAAGAGCCGAGATTTATGCTTCGCCGCTGCGGGCGAGTCTTGATCAGCTGAAAGGTCTGCCTGAAGCTCTGGTCATTACGGGAGAAGCAGACGTGCTGCGGGATGAAGGCGAAGCTTATGCCAACAAGCTGCGTGAAGCCGGCGTAACGGTAACCGCAGTCCGCTTCCAGGGCATCATTCACGACTTTGTTATGCTGAATGCCCTCGCCGATACTAATGCGGCTAAAGGCGCCATGCTGCTGGCGAATGCATGGATTCGCCAATAA
- a CDS encoding phosphotransferase family protein, with the protein MVGAIGTLSSYITDKGELDPRRIYRSERLYQGMNGRYVERFYVNPQQSYIFKPVTHQGQEDREVWIYERVLYKIPKVYPALVDKSEQGTNGWAVFEDLGPLNHEHGPKTLLRMAKLVARWHSLDPSEWDPAAFRAPKPPVQQMAVDLLELKPEARRLIREAELPVWMLDSAKRHVEDSEWAAMKVLNHGDLHAGNYASIHGELYVLDWEHVHLNSPLWDLYHLLDMSHPVFPGVIPMNEELRERILRMYVHQRRFYGQELDESRLLADYCAYAFIFSLWMLLLIESDLRQGSVYWSRAQLLRQRAEAMDHLSSCGRQYLERTGTDSGALRDRGGVR; encoded by the coding sequence GTGGTGGGAGCAATAGGAACGTTAAGCAGCTATATTACGGATAAAGGGGAGCTTGATCCCCGGCGGATTTACCGAAGTGAACGTTTGTACCAGGGAATGAACGGCCGTTATGTGGAGCGTTTCTATGTTAATCCGCAGCAAAGCTACATTTTTAAGCCGGTTACGCACCAGGGGCAGGAGGATCGGGAGGTTTGGATATACGAACGGGTTCTGTATAAGATCCCCAAAGTGTATCCGGCTTTGGTTGATAAGTCCGAGCAGGGGACAAACGGATGGGCGGTCTTTGAGGATTTGGGCCCGCTTAATCATGAACATGGGCCGAAGACGCTGCTGCGGATGGCCAAGCTTGTCGCCAGATGGCATAGTCTTGACCCCTCCGAATGGGACCCGGCGGCTTTCAGGGCTCCCAAACCGCCGGTACAGCAGATGGCCGTGGATTTACTGGAGCTGAAGCCGGAAGCCCGGCGTCTGATCCGTGAGGCAGAGTTGCCCGTCTGGATGCTGGATAGCGCTAAGCGGCATGTCGAGGATTCGGAATGGGCTGCGATGAAGGTGCTTAATCACGGCGATTTGCATGCGGGGAATTATGCATCGATTCATGGGGAATTGTATGTGCTGGATTGGGAGCACGTGCATTTGAATTCGCCTTTATGGGACCTGTATCACTTATTAGATATGTCTCACCCGGTATTTCCGGGGGTTATCCCGATGAACGAGGAGCTGAGGGAGCGTATCCTGCGGATGTACGTTCATCAACGGAGATTTTATGGACAGGAACTGGACGAATCCCGGCTTCTGGCGGATTATTGCGCCTATGCGTTTATATTCTCCTTGTGGATGCTGCTGCTGATTGAATCCGATCTGAGGCAGGGCAGCGTTTACTGGAGTCGGGCTCAGCTGCTGCGGCAGCGGGCGGAAGCGATGGATCATTTAAGCAGCTGCGGCCGGCAGTATCTCGAAAGAACGGGAACCGATTCCGGCGCATTAAGGGACAGAGGAGGAGTAAGATGA